A genomic window from Sphingobacterium spiritivorum includes:
- a CDS encoding 1-deoxy-D-xylulose-5-phosphate reductoisomerase: MEYKTIAVLGSTGSVGTQALDVVESFPERLKVSVLTAGSNADLLIKQALQFQPRAVVIVDDSQYLRVKEALAGHPIAVRSGEAALEEVVQYEDIDIVLNAIVGSAGLRSTVRAIQSGKDIALANKETLVVAGELVMGLARKHQVRMLPVDSEHSAIFQCLTGEEANPIEKIYLTASGGPFRGKDLDFLSSVTKQQALKHPNWSMGAKITIDSASLMNKGLEVIEAKWLFDLDVNQVDVIVHPQSVIHSLVQFRDGSMKAQMGLPDMKLPIQYALTYPYRWENTFERFDFANFASLTFEPADTKTFRNLAIAYEALRQGGNSACIMNAANEIVVDAFLKEKVSFLGMSEVIEKTLERVQHVATPTLEDYLYADQESRRIAQELI, from the coding sequence TTGGAGTATAAAACAATAGCGGTACTGGGTTCGACAGGTAGTGTGGGCACACAGGCATTAGATGTGGTCGAATCTTTTCCCGAACGATTAAAGGTATCCGTCCTTACCGCAGGATCAAATGCGGATTTACTTATCAAGCAAGCCCTTCAGTTTCAACCCCGTGCTGTCGTTATTGTAGATGACAGTCAGTATCTTCGTGTGAAGGAGGCTCTTGCCGGGCATCCTATAGCCGTCAGGTCAGGAGAGGCTGCGTTGGAAGAGGTTGTGCAATATGAGGATATCGATATCGTATTGAATGCAATTGTCGGTTCTGCAGGACTTCGGTCTACTGTGCGTGCCATCCAGAGTGGAAAAGATATTGCTCTGGCCAATAAGGAGACGCTGGTGGTGGCAGGAGAGTTGGTCATGGGACTTGCCCGTAAGCATCAGGTGCGTATGCTGCCTGTGGATTCGGAGCATTCTGCGATTTTTCAGTGCCTTACAGGTGAAGAAGCCAATCCGATTGAAAAAATATATCTGACCGCTTCCGGAGGACCTTTCAGAGGTAAAGATCTGGATTTCCTGTCTTCCGTCACAAAGCAGCAGGCATTGAAGCATCCAAACTGGTCAATGGGCGCCAAGATTACCATTGATTCGGCTTCTCTTATGAATAAGGGACTGGAGGTAATAGAGGCAAAATGGCTGTTTGATCTTGATGTAAATCAGGTAGATGTGATTGTACACCCGCAATCTGTTATCCATTCACTGGTGCAGTTCAGAGACGGTTCTATGAAAGCGCAGATGGGATTGCCGGATATGAAGTTGCCTATTCAATATGCGCTGACTTATCCGTACCGATGGGAGAATACGTTTGAACGATTTGATTTTGCTAATTTTGCAAGTCTTACATTTGAACCTGCCGATACAAAAACATTTCGTAATTTGGCGATTGCTTATGAAGCACTGCGTCAGGGTGGGAATAGTGCTTGTATCATGAATGCTGCCAATGAGATTGTGGTAGATGCTTTTCTGAAAGAAAAAGTGTCATTTTTGGGTATGAGTGAAGTAATAGAAAAAACACTGGAACGTGTGCAGCATGTAGCAACTCCTACATTGGAAGACTATTTATATGCCGATCAGGAGAGCAGAAGGATTGCTCAGGAGTTGATTTAA